A genomic region of Saprospiraceae bacterium contains the following coding sequences:
- a CDS encoding gliding motility-associated C-terminal domain-containing protein: MKNVYKICLYFLLILGMGIYWPITEFNNFENETKLINFYFQKGDANQFKVEINPILLSRTLILKNDINNKLKLPSFGSQIDNCLTGLEASIWYMGKHSLNWNRGFPAVDTGFSGYGGEAHTSICDRNGKLLFYTNNNEIFNSNHQVMDNGNINSPFGLAGASSTMNLVLPQPGTDSLYWIFYPGQITDQTDTFAKTLRYAIIDMSQNGGLGKVILKHQILMDTTSERVEGIRHCNGKDWWIIGQNAITEQFTVWLLDKNGLSLNGIFISGIVNNFDQKYYLWGYLKSSHSGSVIVEATGGFDGVNRVFLNAIELHRFDPMTGTIYGGVPLSFNLFNEWVYGSEFSSDDTKLYITGSKIWQIDLSMLDTAVINSSIVPILDQRKRSIGAPVLGPDNKIYITDVFSSLNLYTISKPNEKGLACDFQSQGFYLGEGSGLGAPHFAQGLQFPYRLFTHGPYEFCADTTVRYVLTDPCPHPDLQWVLPDGGVIVNQNGDTIDVYFADPGYKRVIAAYLTLCGYKSDTLKIKVNNCNCQPAFEWLQRDTSICSGSTATFKFNSNADSIFVNGNFLTSDSFEIASLTNDTCLDVKIHFAEFCDSTLSLCIYTKKQAVVQRDSIVFCPGDSLFIANVYYFSDTLLIFNYQDQSGCDSVSYLQLLTFLPTISSTEQVWICPGDSVQVGQQWYEDSIDIVQTYSDRNGCDSNHVIYIRVYPENLPNQFNHIMCRGDSVLFSGVWYKDSIQKELVNQDSNGCDSVWNLNIKLYPLSLPDTNRYEICPGDSIKLNGQWIYDTLKIESHYQNQNGCDSVHRTIVSYKGIPQAKNLQYFICQGDSIYIANAWIQEEMNWTIRKQNQSSCDSVFHYQIKWYDEIRVDVLNELQIDEGDSLVLDPYYSSNVNQVNWSPSTGLSCTNCLRPKVSPAKDTKYYIIVQDDNGCTAIDSILIRIIKKEKELYVPNSFSPNGDNLNDRWGPVLEEGNGMVESIQLFDRWGNLVFECSGLQIKNGLCAKWDGSARGKKCQPGVYVYQIIWRNKSGVLQQKVGDVSLVL; the protein is encoded by the coding sequence AATTGTCTAACAGGTCTTGAGGCTTCGATATGGTATATGGGCAAACATAGTCTAAACTGGAATCGGGGTTTTCCGGCAGTGGATACCGGATTTAGCGGATATGGAGGAGAAGCCCATACCTCAATTTGTGATCGTAATGGAAAATTATTATTTTATACCAACAATAATGAGATTTTTAATTCTAATCATCAGGTGATGGACAATGGAAATATCAATTCACCATTTGGATTAGCCGGAGCTTCTTCCACCATGAATTTAGTTTTACCCCAACCGGGAACCGATTCTTTGTATTGGATATTTTACCCAGGACAGATTACAGACCAAACAGACACTTTTGCAAAAACGCTCAGATATGCTATCATCGACATGAGTCAAAACGGGGGCTTGGGTAAGGTGATCTTAAAACACCAGATATTGATGGATACTACCTCAGAACGAGTGGAAGGCATCCGCCACTGTAATGGAAAAGACTGGTGGATCATAGGTCAAAATGCAATTACCGAGCAATTTACGGTGTGGCTGTTAGATAAAAATGGATTAAGCTTAAATGGGATTTTCATTTCGGGGATTGTGAATAACTTTGATCAAAAATATTATTTATGGGGTTATCTAAAATCTTCTCATAGCGGTTCTGTTATTGTGGAGGCAACCGGAGGTTTTGATGGAGTAAATAGAGTTTTCTTAAATGCAATAGAACTGCATCGTTTTGACCCAATGACCGGAACAATTTACGGTGGAGTACCATTGAGTTTTAATTTATTTAATGAATGGGTATACGGATCCGAATTTTCTTCAGACGACACAAAATTGTATATCACCGGAAGTAAAATTTGGCAAATAGATTTGAGTATGTTAGATACTGCAGTAATTAATTCAAGTATAGTACCAATTTTGGATCAGAGGAAGCGTAGCATAGGTGCACCAGTATTGGGTCCTGATAATAAAATATATATCACCGACGTTTTTAGTAGTTTGAATTTATATACAATATCCAAACCAAATGAGAAAGGCCTTGCCTGTGATTTCCAATCACAAGGATTTTATTTAGGGGAAGGCTCAGGACTTGGAGCGCCTCATTTTGCACAAGGCCTGCAGTTTCCTTACCGGCTCTTTACGCATGGTCCTTATGAGTTTTGCGCCGATACGACGGTGCGTTATGTGTTGACCGATCCTTGTCCGCATCCTGATTTGCAATGGGTTTTACCTGACGGAGGAGTCATCGTAAACCAAAACGGGGATACCATCGATGTTTATTTTGCAGATCCCGGGTATAAACGGGTGATTGCAGCTTATCTTACTCTATGCGGATATAAAAGTGACACCCTAAAAATAAAAGTGAATAATTGTAATTGCCAACCGGCGTTTGAGTGGTTACAACGAGATACATCAATATGCAGTGGCAGTACCGCTACATTTAAGTTCAATTCAAATGCAGACAGCATTTTTGTCAATGGAAATTTTCTTACTTCTGATAGCTTCGAGATCGCTTCTCTGACTAATGATACATGTCTGGATGTCAAAATCCATTTTGCAGAATTTTGTGACAGTACTCTGTCGTTGTGCATTTATACAAAAAAACAAGCTGTTGTTCAAAGGGACAGTATTGTGTTCTGTCCGGGAGATAGTCTTTTCATTGCGAATGTTTATTATTTTTCAGATACCCTTTTAATCTTCAATTATCAAGATCAATCAGGATGTGATTCCGTTTCATATCTTCAACTACTGACCTTCCTTCCAACCATTTCATCCACAGAACAGGTTTGGATCTGTCCGGGTGATTCAGTACAAGTTGGGCAACAATGGTATGAGGATAGTATTGATATTGTTCAAACGTATTCAGATAGGAATGGATGTGATTCAAATCATGTAATTTATATCAGGGTCTATCCTGAGAATCTACCCAATCAGTTTAATCATATCATGTGCAGGGGGGACTCCGTATTGTTCTCAGGAGTTTGGTATAAAGACAGTATTCAAAAAGAATTGGTAAATCAGGACTCAAATGGCTGTGATTCAGTATGGAACCTTAATATAAAACTGTATCCTTTGAGCTTACCCGACACCAACAGATATGAAATATGTCCAGGAGATTCAATTAAGCTTAATGGTCAATGGATTTATGATACTTTGAAGATTGAATCTCATTATCAAAACCAAAATGGCTGTGATTCAGTTCATAGAACGATCGTTAGCTACAAAGGCATTCCACAAGCAAAGAATCTTCAATATTTTATTTGTCAGGGCGATTCAATATATATCGCAAATGCCTGGATCCAAGAAGAAATGAATTGGACCATCCGAAAACAAAACCAAAGCAGTTGCGATTCGGTTTTTCATTATCAGATCAAATGGTATGATGAAATCCGGGTTGATGTACTCAATGAGTTACAAATCGATGAAGGAGATTCCTTGGTATTGGATCCTTATTATTCATCCAATGTAAATCAGGTAAATTGGTCACCATCTACCGGACTGAGTTGTACAAATTGTTTACGTCCCAAAGTAAGTCCTGCAAAAGATACCAAATACTACATCATCGTACAAGATGACAATGGTTGCACTGCGATTGACTCCATACTCATAAGGATTATTAAAAAGGAAAAGGAGTTGTATGTCCCTAATAGTTTTAGTCCAAATGGAGATAATCTCAATGATCGCTGGGGACCTGTGTTGGAGGAGGGAAACGGGATGGTTGAAAGCATCCAATTGTTTGACCGTTGGGGTAATCTTGTTTTTGAATGTAGCGGCTTACAAATTAAAAATGGCCTATGTGCGAAATGGGATGGTAGTGCACGGGGTAAAAAATGCCAGCCAGGAGTTTATGTTTATCAAATCATCTGGAGGAATAAGTCAGGAGTACTACAACAGAAAGTGGGAGATGTGAGTTTGGTTTTATAG